In the Lutra lutra chromosome 12, mLutLut1.2, whole genome shotgun sequence genome, AGTGCTAATGGAGTGGGGACCTGGGTAGTACATAGAACAATGGAAGTGCGACTCCGTGGTGTCACAGGGGTATTTTGCCTGGAACTTCTGACCCGAAGGGTCTGCAAAAACATGTAGCCCAATGAGAAGATGTtcactttttagaaaaagatgcTCCTTCCTAGTGGAATTCGCTACCAGTACCTTTCGCTTCTCATGCAATTGCCAGGTGCTTTCTGATAGTCTTAAAGATAGGAGCATTTGAAAAACTACTAAAATAGCAGCGTGTCTGTACTTACGACATGAACACTGTTTTCGGGGAAGCGGCAGGGAGGCCCAGCTAAAGCAAATCTGAGGGGTGCTGACTCTTGAGGGGTAGGGGTAACCTTATGAGGGTTCCACGAGTCCTCCTAAAACAAGCAGATCTGCTCTAGAGAAGTGGAGTCTGGGTGCTTGAGGGTCCCACGAGTTGCCCGGTGCACCTTCAGTGGGCGTGCACCGCTGGGGTGCTCGGTGTTACAAAAAGGGGATGCTTAGGGTTCCTGGGCCACCTGTGGTGCCTGGCATACCAGATCCTGGGGGAGGAGTGCGTGCTGCTAGGATTTTCAGCCCCAAGAGGGCAGTCGTAACGGGAGACTCTCTTTCAGAGCTGTGGCATTTCCGTGGAGTTCTGCAGCCACATCACGAGAGCGTTCACAGTGAGCACGAAGGGCAGCCGCGTGCAACGGGCCGAAGAGGCGCTCTCTCACATGGGCAGTTCCGTAAGTAGCCTGGCCAGACATTTCCGCACGGGGTGCCCAGCTCGTCACCTTCTCAGGGACCGGAAGAGTCAGTAGGAAAAAGAGAATTTGAGTTACTTAGCCACTCCCAAGGGTGATGCATCTTTGGGCATTTCATGAATAGCTAAATCCTGAAGTTCTTTAAAACCGTTCTCTTCGGTGAATCCTTTACAGACCATGAAgcaggaagagaacagagaggtTCGATTTGAGCACACGTATTGGCCCCCAGGGAGCTGGGGCCCTCAGAGCCGGGAGAATCTTCTTAGTTCAACTCCatagcctgcttccacctctcagCCAGTTTTTTGCTGCTCTAGAAACTCCTTTAATAGTTTTCATCTAAAAGTGTAAGGAAAGCTGTTTAAAGACAGAGTCCATTGTCCATGCAGAATACACAGCTTTTacccttctacttttttttttccacatctataaGCAGCAAATCAATTTTAGGTAGAATGTAGTCCTGCTTGTCAGTAACTAAAAGCTGGGGTTCAACCCATTGCTTTGGGCCTTGCCCATCAAGAAATCGCTGTGAGGACGTGTTGAATTAGAGCAGGTTGGTAAGCGCTTTCCAGCGCGGTCTCTTCTTTCAGGTGTTCAGTGGAATCACACTAACAAAATTTGGAGGGATTGTGGTGCTGGCGTTTGCCAAGTCTCAGATCTTCCAGATATTCTACTTCAGGATGTATCTGGCTATGGTCTTACTGGGAGCCACCCATGGCTTGATATTCCTTCCTGTCTTACTCAGCTACATAGGTAAGCATTCTTGTTCTGAGGTAAGTGGATGGAGGAAGCATGtgactaaaggaaaagaaatctagaaGCATTCTCaaatggtacttaaaaaaaattgtgaaaggaaaaaaatctggtcTAGGGATTTCATGGTGGTCCAAACGGCTTCAGTAGTAAGCTGCTAATGCTTTTTCTGGAGGCTCCACTTGGCTGCTGTGCAAGGCCCTGAAGTCAGACGGTGAAGGCGCTTGCATGGCTGAGGCCCTGGGGTCTCCCTGCTGCCCCTGAGAGGGGTGACCGGAGTGACTCGGCTGCCAGGCAAGCCCCAGCAGTGCCACAGAGCAGCTCTCATTCCCTGACTCACGGGCCTTGCAGAGGGCTGCCTGTGCTTCTCTCTTATTTCAAGATTgcccttaagatttttttacttCTCTGGCCACTTCAGCTTCCGTAAATGAGGTGGGGTTGGAAGGAGAGTGCAGGACCAACTGGCTGTCTCAGAGCTTTGTAAGAAGCTGAGGCatttggcggggggagggggtattAATCTCTGGGGATAGAAAGTTTGTACTGTAATACAACTACCTGATTGCCTTTTCTCCTGAAGAAACGATTCTgaagtttgtttttgcttttttttttttttcttttttaaatccctcACAGGCCCATCTATAAATAAAGCCAAAAGTTTGGCCACTCAAGAGCGATACAAAGGTACAGAGCGAGAACAGCTCCTAAATTTCTAGCCTCTTGCGAGGTCTGGGGactttgaactgtgtgggtcggTGGGCTTACAGCGGGACAGTTGCTGTGTCGTCAGGGCGGATGCGGAGAGCAGGCTCGAACAGCAGCAGCTTCGGCCCTAGTGCTTTCAACTCCGGACCACAAGCTGACGCGTGGAGCAGTATTACCTAATCGAAGGCAGCTCCAAGACGCCGAGGGGCCCTCCACGGTCTCCGGGAACGAGCCCTCacctgggcaggcagaggggatgcTAGGGAGGCTGAGTGGGATCTGCTCCCTGACACTTTTTAAAGGCCAATCAATGcaatgtttttcctttgtttctggagTAAGCCATCACACAAGTTCTGTACCATATTTTTAGTAACACTTGAGGATGTTGTAGATACACTTTActataacattttatagtttaaagAGCTTTATTAATGCAATAAATTAACtttgtacacatttttatatatatatataaaaaaaaactagcaagTGATTTTAGAATGTTGTAGGCCTCATTAGAGCTTGGTCTCCAAAGACCTGTTTGAAAAAAGCAACATGTTCTTCACAGTGTTCTCCTATAAAGGAAGTACAGATTTCATCAGATGTggcacaaaaaaaggaaaacaagagaatgAATGCTTCACAGCTCATAGATATGTACGGTGGggttttaacttattttctttcataaaacacTTGTTTTCCTAAGCTGCTGGTTGTCCTTTTTATTTATACAGCTGCTGCCAGGGCTGTTGGACACCTTCACAACCCCAGTAACCTGCCACCTGCTTTGAGACACGAGTGGCTTGCCTGTCCTGGCAGTGCCACCCCACACGGGTTACTGGGGGGCCTGACGCAACCTCACATGCTCCTTCCCCATCCTAAAGAAGCTAGATGCCTGAGGTTTCATAACTTGGGAGACAAAGAGCTAAGATTAGCCTCGGTTTCCTAAGACCATCAGTGGTAAGCCCCAGGCCATGTGACATGCCTTAGTCATGGTTTCCTGCCACCATTTCCTGTCTTATCCCTGATTCCTCAGAAAGCAGCATTCTCAGGTCAGTGGCATGGGCCACACCGGAAGTGCATTAACTGCAAGTTCCAGAGCAGGAGTCAGATTCCACGGGCAGATGGAATTTTGTTTCTAAGAAAGCTAACCCAGGAGTTCTTAGGAGGACCCCCAGAAAGGCCTGGCCGCCAGCCTGCTCCTGCTACTGCCAATCTGTTCACTCCCCGCTCTCACGGCCACCACAGCCTCACCTGGTGTGAAGTTAGGGTTCCCTCGCAAACGCTGGTTTCGCTGTTCAAAAAACCGAAATATAGTATAGAAAAGCATGTTGTCTTCAGTCTGCTTCGCGGCATCTAAAAATTTTCGTGCAGAAATGTTGTCGTGGCCGCCAATGCCCCGGATGAACCGCAAGGCGGCCAACACCTGGTGTTTGGAAAGAAGCACCTCCACGATTTCGTCGTTGGCGGTGGACAGTCGCtgcaagggagggagaggggtccTCTAAGTGCCGAGACAGGAAAAGATAGGCACGCGGTTCCCAACGCGGCTGTGGCAAGAGTTACCTTCAGCATGTCCAGAGACAGCTGGTGGGCAGGAGGGTAGAAACTTTCTAGGGATAAGAGCAAACAAGCCTGAAAGACACATTTTCAAACTGGCTTCAGCATCAAACGTTAGGAGGTTAAACGCCAAGTCCTGAAGCCCACGAACAGAAACGGGCCGCATACCAAAGGCTTGGAGTCGCTGAGGACGTGGTACTGCAGGAACTGATGCAGCATGTAGAAGAGGTTGTGCTGGACCAGCGTCTTGATGACGAGCTCGTGTAAGTAGTGCTGAGGACAGACGGAAGGACAGCACATTTCCCAATGCCCCACCTGCACCAGAGGAGCGGCTATGGGGCCCAGGACCCGAGCTGTTCCTAAGGGCTGGGTACGTGTTTCCACGAGGAAGGGGACAGATTTCTGTCCCCTGTGCGTCCACGGGACACCTGACGGAacgcccctcctcccacctcaggACAACGCGGCAGTGTCGGGAAGGTCCCTCCGCATCCTGGGTCTGGTGTGCGGCCCCTGCTCCTCTAACTTGGGACCACACCTGCTGACCGGAAGGTACCTGTACTGTGATCTGAAACTGGTTGAGCGAGCGGATATACTCCATCAGGACGGCGATCACGAACTTATGAGGCATGTCCTACGGAGGAAAAGAAGTCTTAAAGCCACCGAGGACTCGCGAGGGGTCGCCTGCGGCTtattctccccgccccccccccccccccgccgtttCCACGTGAATCTGGCCCACGGTTCCATTTTGCTGGTTTGGCACAGATCCAGAACCTTCCCCGTCCACAGTCACGTTCTGGCCTGAGTATTGGAAGTCAAACTACTAGCACTAGGTCTTCACCCGAGATACCAGTTGGTCTAATCGCATTCTGAGTTCTACTCCTTTCCTCAGCTCCCCGCAAACAAGCTCTCCAGGGGCCCCGTCGCCCACCTTCTTCTCCGTGAACACCGACAGGACGTGGGTGTACATGTCGGACTGATCGATCACCGCCTGGGTCCGCGCCGGCCTCCTGAGAAGCGGACTGCTCCGGCTCTGCCCAGCTTCTAGTGCCTGAACGACACATTGGCAAATGTGACCTGAACCATCTTCTCGATAAGCCCAGAAGCCTCGATTTCTAGACCCTGTGTGCCTCAAATGGGAGCAGAAGGTGGCACATGGTACTTGGACAAAATGATTTCTCCTGTGCAGGCTTGAGGCAGGGTTTGGGAAGGCAGAGGTGGTTGTCTTAAAAACAGGCTACTGTTCGTGAATGGAACTAAAAGGCGAAGGCGTAAGTCCGCTTCTTTCAGACATTTTCTTAACCTTAAAATCCCTAATGAATTATGGACTTTCTGATGTTTGTTACCTAATAAAAACAGAAtgcatcctgcttttttttttttataaagtcctGATCCTGCGGTAAGTGAAGACCGCGTATAAAACTGTCTGGATGTCCGAGTGATAAGTAAGCCCTCCCCGAATGCCACAGATGGGGAGAGCTTTGTGACACCATGCACTGCTTCACCTGACTCTAAGGCAGTCTGCCCAGCGCAGGTCATGTGGAGCTATAGCAGGCCCTGAGAGGCTCCAACTAGCAAGGGCCAGGGCTGAAGAAGCCTGGGAGCCAGAGCAGGGGTGCACAGAAACCCATGGGGAGCAGCCCTCCTGCTTCCCACAGCCGTGCAGACCAGCAGCTGCCCCCCACCTGCGGCCACCATGCCCCCTCAGCACGCAGGCCTCAGTGGCGTCCTGCCTCTTCCTCAGGAAACacgggggaggggtagagaggagCCCACACAGCTTACCGTCGTGTAGCTCTGCTCCGCATCCAGGTACTTCTTATACTCGTGATTGAGCTTGTCAAAAACCGTAGCGATCACAGGTAATGTGGCTCTGTCGGACTCACTCAGCACTGGAAAGAACGTTCACACAGGTCAGCCGAGTTTACGTCCATTCGGAACACAAACGTGCTGCTGGGACAGAAAGAACTAACCTCAAAGGGCCACCAGGGCAAACCTACCTCCAGTGGGCATTGAGAGAAATGGAATCGTTCTGAGACCTAAAGCCTAGAATTCACTCACCAACCGTTCCCAGGGAGTAGAAAAAGTAGCTACGGACGGTTTCAGCAGAAAGTGCTCAGAGATCTCTGTAGTGAGGGACTTGGATTCTGGAAAATGTCCGTTTTCAGGCTGGGGATGGCAGTGCCCTAACCCTCAGATGCCCCAGCAGCGTGTGGGTTTTCTCACCTGGCACCATCCTATCTAGCTTTCGTCCCCAAGTAACTACAAGTCATGTTGCTATTTCATCACCTTTCCAGGGGGTTAAATGATCCACCCTTCAAGTGAAGGACAAGGCTGTGCACAAGACACAAAAATGTGGCCCAGCTCCCAAGGAAAGGTGTGGGCAGCACAGTCCCAACCCTGGAATCCAGACCGAGTGGGGAGGACTGGTCCACTTACTCTGcgaacagacagacagaatgacCATCTTGCACTCCTTTCTCTGGAGGAGAAAGTCCATCAGTCTTCCTTTATCTGGCAAGAGGTTTACGATGGGCTGAAGCTTCACTTGGAGGTTCCAGAGGTAGCCTGGGTGGAAGAGGCAGCAAAGTTCACACAGGATGCAAATCGGAACAAAAGCCCAAAAGGTGGTTCCCCTGAAACAttcatggtgggggtggggggcattctGCACAGCACTGATACAACCCTGGTCTTACCAAGTGCAGCCTAGGACACACAGGCTGCACCTGACATAAGGACTGACAGCCACCTACAGCTGCATGCTCAATGGCTTCTTACGCTGAGGTGACCCTCTCTGATCACTGGGACATTAATGGTGTAGCTCCCAAAACGGAGATGGGGGGGCAATGGTGGGGGGTGACTCAGAGCAGTTCCATCCCTATACCTAACCCCCTTTTTAGccttgaaagtttaaaaagatgttaACGTGTGGCATGAACCTGGATCCTGTACTTTGGTTTCTCCCACAGTGGTTCTTCAGTCAAAAGTTAACTCCAGAGGCTCCCAAGGGAAGTTCGTAATTCATCATTCACCGATTCATGACTTTCCCGAACATCCACACTGCCTTTCTCAACTGGGGTTCCACAAGAGAATTTAACACTGCATTAAATATGATCTGAGCGATCCCCTTCTCGATTCTCCCACAGCTGCTCAGAGGTAGATGGAGACGAGAGAAGTGGCTCTCAGGGGCACCAGGGCTAATTCTCGCCCTGAGAATCCCAGGATCTGAGACAGGAAAGTTTCACGAATGACTGAAGATGGGTAGGATGTCCTCTAATGGAAGATACAGGGGCTGGGGGGCTACTAGGAAGACAACTAACATCCTGAAGAAGCCTCCCCAGCACCGTGGGAAGCAGGAGCACACCTCTCTGTGCAGCCAGAACAGAAAAGGGCTCAGGCACACGCGGGTGTGGAGGTGGAGGGTCAGGACAGGCAGGGAGGGTCTTGTGCACCGTGCTATGGGGTCTGGCTTTTCAGAATGGACAGAGTGGAATGGGCCAAAAGCAGGGGAATGGCCACTCTTagctattaattttaaaaataacatgctCAGGATAAAACAATAAACCAACAATAGAGAGAATATAAAGTGAAGAATCTCCCACTTTAGGGTTGAAGGGAGTGGTCATCTCTCAAATTAACCTCGAAAACAGCACTGGCGACTTCTGTCATCGCAAGCCAACAAGTACTGTCTAACTTAGCGACCGCCCCTCTGACCCACCTTGGCTTGCACTGATAATGATGTCGGGCTGAAAGACAATCCAGGACGAAGAATCTACGTGTTATAGGAAGTGGTAAACCAGGAGgagatgaaaacaaaagacaagccCGCCCTGCCCCCTACTTGCAGAGGCTCCTTGGCCCTGGGTGGTGAGAAATGCTCCCCTGGGGGCTCCCAAGCCTTTAGCTCATTCACAGCTGAAAAGGCCAAGGCCACAGGACCTCTCTCAGACACCAGTATAAAAGGGGGCAAGAGCTTCCCTTCCATGCCCAGCGGCAAGGCCTTTGTAAAGGATACAGAGTTTGCACGGGATAGGAGACTGGCTGGTCACAGGAGCAGGACCTGCAAATGGAAAAAACACAAGTGGGCAAGGACGATGCCATCAGGAAATCATGCCAATACCCGTGCTTAGGATGTGAAATGCAGCACTTTCTAAAGCCTTTGGTAAATGTTTATTCAACTGTGGTTAAATGACAAAGGAGTGAACGCTCTTGTCCCACTGATAACCCCTATAAGAAGAGGGAAGTCGAGAACAATCCATGAAAATGTCCTCCCAAGAAGGGGAAAAGTATCAAGAATTCAGATTTGGTAATTCTTCTGTAATAACTAAAGATGATTCATCATCATTTACACATGCACAGTAAGGAACTGAGAAACATGCCTGGATGATTCAGTATCAAATCCCACGTGACAAGGACTCATTATGACCAGTTACACTGCCTGTGCGTCAGGGGGGCAGCCCTCCGTGAACCGGAGACACACAGCCCAGCAAACTAAACATCATTCCCAGTTCTGTTCCCACCACCCAGGGACAATCAGAAGACAAGTTTTAATCAGCAGCCTGGAAAAGACCACCCAAAAGAGGAAAGGGCCCATGGGTCAGATAAGCCAAAACAAAGAACACTTGCATCTACCACCCGAGGgtgaaggtcttttttttttttttaatatttatttgacagacagtgatcacaagtaggcagagaggcaggcagagagagaggaagggaagtaggctccctgctgagcaaagagcccaactcggggcagggctcgatcccagaaccccgggatcatgacccgagccgaaggcagaggcccaacccactgagccacccaggtgcccccaagggtGAAGGTTTTACATGTGGGCCTCAACGCTGGCCTCCAATCATTCGGACTTAACTGCTCCCATGTGAGAGCCAGATGCCCGTGGTTTTTAAagcaccgccccccccaaccagGTGCCAAAAACAGAAGGGGAAATGACAGCAGCTGGCTCATCCCCAATTTGCTGGCGTCCTCTTTCAAAACAGCCTAACAAGCTCTTCCTGCCAGCACGCCCTGCAACCGCACGGAGCGGGCAAGATACAAAGATGCTACAAGCCTGCAAGGGGCTTACAGTCTAGcaggaaaaacaagacaaacagtCATTAACTGTAAAAGATGCTTTACCAACCCACACTCCGGAGACCCAAGACTCAATGGACCTTTGAATTATTAACCTTTGTCAGGACTATTATTTTGATCACACCTGGCATTTGATTGTAACTAGCCAGTTAGAACCTGCCTGCCTTCTGACTGGTCCCAAACCACTGGAACAGAGCAGAAGGCTTTTAATGTCTAGAAGTTGTTTTCCCTCCAATTCACCAGCAGTTACCTTCATGCCGAGTAAGCGGCAAATACAAGATAAACATCTGACacaacgcttttttttttttttttttttttttttgagagacagcgaGTGCGTGGGGCTGGGTGGATGGGGGGttctcttaagcaggctccacgcccagctcagagcccaattcaggactggACCttaccaccctaagatcatgacctgagccgaaatcaagggtaggacacttaaccaactgagccatccaggtgcccggaCACAACCTATTCTTTTAATGCTAACACTATGAACTCAAGAAAAGGAAGATGCTGGAAGGAACACAGAGAGCCAAAGGACTTAAACATAAGAACTcgctccttcctcccccagtgCTGCCTGCTGCCAGAGAGCTATCAAGCTTCCGGCTAATCCACAAGTCGAGGCAGGCAGACTGGAAGCGGAGCTCTTGCTGGCCTCTGAGCCGCAGCCAGACCTGGAATCGTGCGATCCCCTCCCGACTGCACGCAGGGCCCAAGCCCGCAATACTATCTGAAAGAGATCCCTTTTAAGGAGAAAACATTGCTACCGAAGCTCCAAACGTGTGCCCTTCTGACTAGCTGTGTGCACTGAAATTTCAACTAGCTTACTCTACCCTCCGATCTCCTTTAAAAGAGAGCTGAATGTTATTCCCGTGAAATCTAGCTTGAAATCAATTACACTGGGAAAGGCAAAAAAACCCAGCCCaactgtttctttctccttcatggAAATCCTgacctcctctcttctctgacttccttctcctcccacctcgTGTAGGGCAGATCTCAAAACACCAAAGCAGCACAGCCTTAACCTCTTCTGGGGTCAACCAATGAGAAGAAAACGCAGTATTTACTAGGTAGCCATGACACACAATGTgggagaaaggcaaggaaaagtGATCCCACATTCAAATACAGCCAGAAGCAGCCACTTCTAATCTCAGGGTTACAGAGCACAGGCAAACGATAAATGGAGGGCATATTCAATCATTAACTAAAAAATCTCTCAGCTTCAGTGGGTAATCCTAACTCTCTGttttagttacttatttttcaagtaggctccaggtccaacatagggctcaaactcgaGACCCCAAAGAGTCGCACACTCAAACTCGAGACCCCAAAGAGTCAAGTAGGCTCCAGgtccaacatagggctcaaactcaagaccccaaaGAGTCGCACGCTCAAACTCGAGACCCCAAAGAGTCAAgtaggctcctggctggctcagtgggactgagccagccaggagcccctcccaaCTTTCCATTTTGAAAGCTCAGGGaaatcattctgtttttttcaaaaaaagattcaTGTATCTTACAAAATGCTTTTCACAACGGCACAATTTTACTGGTATGATTAATaggattttcatttaaaaataaaaacaaggggtgcctgggtggctcagtgggttaagccgctgccttcggctcaggtcatgatctcggggtcctgggatcaagtcccgcatcgggctctctgctcagtggggagcctgcttccctctctctctctctgcctgcctctccgtctacttgtgatctctctctgtcaaataaataaataaaatcttaaaaaataaaataaaataaaattaaaaaataaaaacaaaaacaaaatcacccCTCCCCAGAACACCTGGACCTGGGAACCCTCACTTAACCACCTCATTCCAACCACCTGGGGGGGCTGCTTACCTGCCACGGGGATCTGGTAGGGCTGAATGGAGCGTGCTGGGAGAACCGGGTGATGGAAGGTGACGGTGCCATCAAACTCGCCCCTTAACTTGATGTCAAATATCACCGATGTCTAcagtggagagaaaagaaaaactcaagacGCTGAAACGGGCCACGATGGACCCAGCCTGCCCCTTCCATTCTCTCGCCTCCTGCCATTCCCATCAGTGGAGTCTGTGTGCGACACACCCCTGCAGGCTGGTTCTGAGGATGGGGGAGTGTGCTGGGGTATCACAACTCTGGGACCCTGCTCCCCACGCTCTCGCGGACACCCACACTCCTGGTGCTGACGATGGGCAGACCCTGAAGAGCTTGAAGTGATTCCAGCAGATCTTTTTCACTTTAACTCATGACACCTTCACTAGTCAAAAGAAGGGGGTCACCACCCGGCAGGAGGTGTGGGACAGAAGTAGCCTGTCTATGACCAGATATCCAGCCAACCTCACAGAAAATAGCAGGACTGGTCCCAGTCTTTCTCTTGGGCCACAGAGCCTCAAAACTATTATCTCTCAGCATTATCATCTATCCTCACACAGGAAGCACCAAGCTCACACGCTCACGTAAGACTGTGGATCTGCAGTAAGTCCCAGCTTAGCTGAGTCAGCCAAATAACTGGGCCAGACTCGTATATCCTCACATGCTACTTTCTGGAATAGTCTTTCACTCACTGTAATCAACAGAGAGGGAATCACTGTTTTTTCCTAAACCGTCTAGAATACAAAACCCATTGGCATCCATAAGACCAAAGCTTTAGCGCGAAAAGCATTTTCTAGTCTTCGTTCTGAATGTTTTGTCAATTTTCACAACTCTTTTCAGCAACCCTGACAGATGAGAAATGTACACACCACTCTCACCTCTGTGTCCTGATGATGAACCACCACCAGGTTATCTACCACGTTGAGGGCAAACTTCCCCGTCCGATTTAACTTTAATATGTGCATCTTTTTACAGGCACCTTCTCTGTTGGATAACACAAAGGTCAAAAAATAGATCGGCACGCTTTAGTTCGTATTTTAAAATCGGAGAACGAGGACAGCATTAAACATACCGTGGTAGGTGATAGAGGACTACCTCCGCTCCTGTACTATTGGAGGTCCGGGAATGATGCCTCAAGAAGAGAACGTAAAGCTGTCCATATCTAGAGAACAGAGGGATAGATGTCACATCGGGCCACTTGCAATGCCTCCATTCTAGATGCTGAAGTAGGAGGCCATCAGAGTTAATTATGACAAATTCACTAATGGAGTATTTCACAaccaacaaaaatatttacaaagtgcagttagtttaaaaaaaaaaaaaaaaaaaaacagaagaaaaaaaagccaattataaagcaaaatgcgggaaagcaaaactaaatataaCTCAATCACAACCTTTTATaaggaaacacaaacacaaaGTCCAAAACCACTACAAAGCAATACGGTGTTAATAGCTATTCTTGAGTAACAAACTCAGGCCATTTTCGTTTTCTCTAACTTTCAGTATCTTCCAAGGTTTATGTAGTAAATATGTTCCTTGATACCAGGGCAACAGAATCATCTTCATTTGCAAGCCTCACAGCCCAACCGCTGCTGCGAGCAGTTCCCACATGCGCACCACTATTCCGGAGGCCGGCACTGCGCTCGGTCTGCCACCGGGATGAGACCAAAGGGGAGGGAGTGGGTCCCTGCTGCTCGTGGGCAAGGCCTGTTCTCATTGTACCTATTCTCCAAACCAGGAGGCCACGGAagattgacttaaaaaaaaaaaaaaaaaaaaaagcattctaactactaaaaaatgttaaacttcAAAGCCACTGTGTTAGGCCAAAGACAATTATTTAGGAAGTTATTTAGGAACAAAATTTTGACCCCTTTGAATAGTGTTAGGGGTACATACGATATTCTTTGTATCAGTTTCCATAACTGTGTGTTTAAAACTTCCGTAACGAAGTATAAAAATTGAGATGATCTGCATTTACAAATGAAGATATACCTGCCGACCTAAGTAATTCAGTTCCATGTTTGTTAGATAAAAAACTATGTTCTTCTTTAGAGCAAGCAGGATATATGTCAGCTAAAAGAAAGTCCTTGATAAGCTTCAACTactcacagaataaaaaaaaaaaaaaattctagaactaaGACACCTAAAAAATAGACTGGcccaatgttttcattttatcaggCTAGGATGGTGGAAGAACGTTCTTCCCTAAGGTCACAAACTAGTAAAATCAGCAAAGAATGACAGGCCCATGGCAGGTTTTCTATACTCATAAAATCTAGGCACTGAAAGGGCAAGAGGGCATTTTGGGCATGTGTCAAAGGCCAGTCCCACAGGGCTTACGATGCACTTCTACTACTTCCATCACCAAAAGCAATTTCAAGAAGGAA is a window encoding:
- the RMC1 gene encoding regulator of MON1-CCZ1 complex isoform X2 gives rise to the protein MRPTSRMEDKGEVKCIKFSLENKILAVQRTSKTVDFSNFIPDSSQLEYTQECKTKNANILGFCWTSSTEIVFITDQGIEFYQVLPEKRNLKLLKSQNINVNWYMYCPEGAVILLSTTVLGNVLQPFYFRAGTMSKLPKFEIELPAVPKSTKLNLSERDIAMATIYGQLYVLFLRHHSRTSNSTGAEVVLYHLPREGACKKMHILKLNRTGKFALNVVDNLVVVHHQDTETSVIFDIKLRGEFDGTVTFHHPVLPARSIQPYQIPVAGPAPVTSQSPIPCKLYSSSWIVFQPDIIISASQGYLWNLQVKLQPIVNLLPDKGRLMDFLLQRKECKMVILSVCSQMLSESDRATLPVIATVFDKLNHEYKKYLDAEQSYTTALEAGQSRSSPLLRRPARTQAVIDQSDMYTHVLSVFTEKKDMPHKFVIAVLMEYIRSLNQFQITVQHYLHELVIKTLVQHNLFYMLHQFLQYHVLSDSKPLACLLLSLESFYPPAHQLSLDMLKRLSTANDEIVEVLLSKHQVLAALRFIRGIGGHDNISARKFLDAAKQTEDNMLFYTIFRFFEQRNQRLRGNPNFTPGEHCEEHVAFFKQVFGDQALMRPTTF
- the RMC1 gene encoding regulator of MON1-CCZ1 complex isoform X1; this translates as MGEEDYYLELCDRPVHFEKANPVNCVFFDEANKQVFAVRSGGATGVVVKGPDDRNPISFRMEDKGEVKCIKFSLENKILAVQRTSKTVDFSNFIPDSSQLEYTQECKTKNANILGFCWTSSTEIVFITDQGIEFYQVLPEKRNLKLLKSQNINVNWYMYCPEGAVILLSTTVLGNVLQPFYFRAGTMSKLPKFEIELPAVPKSTKLNLSERDIAMATIYGQLYVLFLRHHSRTSNSTGAEVVLYHLPREGACKKMHILKLNRTGKFALNVVDNLVVVHHQDTETSVIFDIKLRGEFDGTVTFHHPVLPARSIQPYQIPVAGPAPVTSQSPIPCKLYSSSWIVFQPDIIISASQGYLWNLQVKLQPIVNLLPDKGRLMDFLLQRKECKMVILSVCSQMLSESDRATLPVIATVFDKLNHEYKKYLDAEQSYTTALEAGQSRSSPLLRRPARTQAVIDQSDMYTHVLSVFTEKKDMPHKFVIAVLMEYIRSLNQFQITVQHYLHELVIKTLVQHNLFYMLHQFLQYHVLSDSKPLACLLLSLESFYPPAHQLSLDMLKRLSTANDEIVEVLLSKHQVLAALRFIRGIGGHDNISARKFLDAAKQTEDNMLFYTIFRFFEQRNQRLRGNPNFTPGEHCEEHVAFFKQVFGDQALMRPTTF